In Schizosaccharomyces osmophilus chromosome 1, complete sequence, the genomic window GTTTAAACAATCAAGGTGCCACTTGCTATATGAActctcttcttcaatcCTTATATTTTACAAACGTTTTCCGGAAAGctgtttacaaaattcCTACCGACAACGATGACGCAAAAGGTAGTGTCGCTTATGCCCTTCAGCGTGTTTTCTACaatttagaaaaacaaaaagaagccGTTAGCACCAATGAACTTACCCGGTCGTTTGGCTGGAATTCATTTGATTCCTTTATGCAACACGATGTGCAAGAATTTAATCGAGTGTTACAGGATAAccttgaaaagaaaatgaaaggtaCTGATGTCGAAAATGCGTTAAATGACatttttgttggaaaaatgaaaagttaCGTGAAATGCATTGATGTCAATTACGAATCATCTCGTGTTGAAGATTTTTGGGATATTCAACTCAACGTCAAGGGAATGGCTACTTTGGAGGATTCTTTTCGCGATGCTATTCAAGTTGAAACTTTGACTGGGGATAACAAATATTATGCCGAAGGCCATGGTTTACAAGACGCACATAAGGGAGTCGTATTTGAGTCATTTCCTAATGTTTTACAGTTGCAACTGAAGCGCTTTGATTACGATATGCTACGAGATATGATGgttaaaataaatgataGGCATGAATTTCCTTTGGAAATCGATTTAGAGCCTTATCTTTCGGACACTGCGGATAAATCTGAATCCCATGTTTATTCTCTGCACGGCGTCCTCGTTCACGGTGGCGATCTTCATGGTGGTCATTATTACGCTTTAATTAAACCTGAAAAGGACAGTGGATGGTTAAAATTTGATGATGATCGAGTAACTCGTGCAACCTTAAAAGAAGTACAGGATGATAACTTTGGGGGTGAGTCTTTAAATAAGCCTAAAGGCTATGTTGGAAATCCATTTAAGCGTTTTATGAATGCATATATGCTGGTTTACTTTCGTAAGAGCCGCCTTgataaaattctttctcCCGTTACTTCTGAAGATGTGCCTTATCACGTAAGGGCGTCGTTAGATGAAGAGCACAGaattatggaaaaaaagCTCCAAGAACGCGAAGAACAGTATTATTATCGTAAGGTTCGCCTCTTGACTATAGATGGATTCCGAAATCACCATGACTATGACATGGCTGACTTTTCTAAAGCCACCAAAGAGAATGATCATAAATTGATGACAACGAGAGTAAAAAGGAATGCCACGATTTTGGATCTTTATAACCACGTCGCTTCTACGTTGAAGCGTGACTCGACCTCAATTCGCTTATGGATGATGACCAATCGCCAAAACAGGACAGTGAGAGTGGATCTACTTCTCGACAAAAAGGGATTGCTGGTCGACCAAATCTGTGATATGCACATTCGTAAAGACGCTGATTTGCGTATTTACGCTGAATATATCGATGAGAAACAAGAATCATCTTCCACAGTTGCCGATGAAGCATTTgcttttatctttttgaaGTACTTTGATTATCGAGAGCAAAGCATATCCGGTGTCTTAAGTTTGCACGTTGAAAGGGAAACTCCCATATCTGATCTTTCAGATATCGTTTGTAAGAGCATGCATTGGCCCGAAGGTACTACAATCACATAttatgaagaaattaaaacTGGAATGGTGGATGTACTAGATACAAATTCTAGTTTCCTGAAGTCTGAAATTCAAGATGGTGATATAATCTGCTTTGAGAAGAATGCGAAACCATCAGAACTTACTCACCAACAATTCAGTAGTGCTTTGGATTTATATGATTTCTTGGCCCATCGTTTAACTGTTACTTTCGAGCCTCGTAATGGAGAAGACTTTGATGGAACTTTTGATTTAGAGTTAACAACACATACCACCTACAATGAAATGGCTCAAGCAGTGGGTAAAGTACTCGGCACTGACGCTGGCTATTTGCAGTTTACATTGGCTCATCTACCTTCAAGGACACCCAGAACGGTAATTCGTAACCCTTCCAAATTTACTTTACAGAATGCAACCCCTTATACTTATGCTAATGACCAACATattttgatgttttatGAAGCATTGGATCTTAGCCTTAGTGAACTTGAACATAAGCAATTAGTTCAAGCTTACTTTATTTCTGATGGGATGACCAAAACGACCAAGTACGAATTTTACGTAAATAAAGACGGGTCTATTAAAGATATCCTTCAACAGGTTGCTGTAAAGGCGGGACTTGGAACTGAAAAGTCGAAAGACTTACGCCTATACGAAGTCTACAATCATAGAATCCTTAAAGCACATAATCCGTCGGATAGTCTTTTCGATTTAAACGAATTTGCAACAATTTACGTTGAAGCTGCCTCTGATGAAGAGGAGCTAGAACTTTCTGAGCAAAACGGAATTTCTATAATTGTTCAACATTTCAACCGAGACTTATCTCGTCTCCACGGaattcctttctattttacCCTACTTCCCGATGAAGATTTAAGTAGCTTGAAAAAGCGTCTTCAGAAACGATTGGGTTTCAAGGATGCTCAATTTGCAAAGGTTAAACTTGCTGTATTGCAAGCTCAATCTTTAGGAAAACCGTACTATCTAACTGACGATAGCGAGGTGCTTTATGGAGAATTTGAACCTGAATCCCATATACTCGGATTGGATCACCCTGCTCCAAGCTCCGCTGGTCACGGCATGGATCAAGCTATTCGCATGAAATAAGAATGATACCAATCTGTATAAAAGTTCGTTCACTGTTGCTCGTTTatagaaatgaaaagcgCATTTTGTTTAATGATATATACCtagaatttcttttcagtgtttttattcaataACCATCCTGGATTCCGGAATTTTTAATAGCTTTAATCACGTATTtaacaattcttttctctaAAACTAGGTTTGTAAATGAAACTATGATATCCTGTTTTGGCTTAAGCAATATAAGGaatgtaaagaaaataaaattttattctatACGAAaatattgattttatttaatttttacaCAATTGAATTAAGCTAAAGCTGTCAGACATCGAGTGCAGAATTTTTAAACAACGTTACTAGAAGCCTTAAACTGAAAGCACAGTCAGTTCGGCTATATATAtcaagttttcaaaaacctGTGCTCTTAATCAACATTACATGGACAAAACTATGAATAGTactacaaaaaagaaggttgaAACAATTTTGTATCGCTGCAAGGAACACGGTGATGTGCTAAATCATGAAttaggaaaagaaacaacatCCTTAGACGAATCTTTGAACCCTGAAAAATATGTGAATATTGCTATTAACTGCATAAATCACTTCCGTCCAATAACTTCTCTAAAGTTTGCCAATTACGGATTATTAATTGctaagaaacaaaatgataGAGAGCAAGCAAGTTATTGTCATATACTTAGAGGGTAAGAATATTAAGCTTTTAGTAGATAGACACAATACTTACTTCTATATAGAAAAGCATACTGCATGATTGAACAATTTGAATGCGCAACCTCTTGTTTTGAGTGGGCACTAGAAGATGCATCGTTATCGTCTGTCTGGAAAGCATGGATAAATACACTCCTTGTTGAACTTAGGTCTATTTCACAATACGGAATAAAAAGTTCTGAAAAGCTCCAGAAAGAACCGGAACCTGACGAGTACATAAATGGCGTCCTTATGAAGATGGACAGTCCTACTAATGACTTTCAAAATAGTTCAAGTACGTTACTTGACTCAAGTTCTACAATGCAAAATAAGAACGTATCTTTGGCAGACAAAACACGTTTCGACTGGTCCCAAGCATCTTCCACTTTAAGCCTGGACATCTATGCAAAGAACGTTAAGCCAGAAAATTTAAGTGTAACTATTAAAACCAATTGTGTACGTTGTTTAATAGTCTCATACATGACTAACCAAATTGAAATACTAGGTTTCTATACATGCGACTTTAATGGACAATTCGAGTTATGCACTAAATTTAGATCCACTTGCTCACGCTGTTGATGTAAATGGTTCTTCATATCGTCTCTTCTCCACAAAAATCGAAGTtatattgaagaagcaaattcCAGACAGAAAATGGGAGAATCTCACAAAAACTGACAACGATATCGACTTGAAGCATCCTCAGTTAACTAGCGGAACAACGTCGAAAATCAGTAGTAAGAAGAACTGGGATCATCTTTTAGATGAAGTCGacaaagaagaggaagaacCTACAGGTGATGCTGCATTgacaaaactttttcaagGATTATACCAAAACGCGGATGACGATACAAGGAGAGCTATGATGAAAAGCTATAGTGAAAGTAACGGCACTTCCCTCTCTACTAACTGGAAAGATGTCGGTGGCCGTAAATTTGAAACAAGACCGCCTAAGGGAATGGAACCTAAAAAATACAACGATTAAGGGAATGTAACTTGGTCATAAGGATCTATTGCATTAACaaaattataataaaagaTGTACTGATGTTTAGGCCCTTGACTTTGGGACTTTCCAACAGTTCACTAACTTCGGGGAGAATCAATCGCCGTACGAGTGCAAGAAACTGTCAAGTATATGTATGTCAACATATGATTTATGAAATATAAGCAACCATAAATGTTGCTATCTATCTTTCGTTAGAATATCTTTCAATCGTAAATTCATgcaaagtaaaaataagaaaatcTAAAATCAATGATTCAATATTTCTGTAATGCCTTCTATACTCGTCAACCAGTTTATGGAAGTGAAGATTCAAGGTCATTATTCTCATGAGGAGCATGTGTCATAACAAAAGGATCTTGATGTTTATCTTCGTCAtcgttttcaaaaaagagttCGCTGGATGATTCTGTTGAGGTAGATTTGTGCTCATCATTCTCAGTCGAATCGAAGCTGGAATTTTGCTTATTACCTTCATTTGAGTCATTCACGGAAGAGAAGGAAAGTGTTCGTCTTCCAGGTATTGGAGCCAATGGACGTCCCTGTGGAGATTGTACTGCACCGTATGAAACCGACCTACGTGCTTCCAACGGTGGGCTCTGAGAATAACCATTCATAGATATTACAGAGTTTCTCTTTAGGAACCGTAAGCTGTCTGAAGTTGCTGCATTACCAGGAGGAGTGACAAAATCTTGGTTATTTAGACCATAATCGCTGCTGCGTTTGTCATAATAGTAAGAGCTAGGTCCAGAGCCTATCATAGAGCTACGAGAAACAGAACCCCACGGAGACGAATGCATTTGATAGCCTCCACGATAGCCCATTTTCTCAtgttcattattttttcgcATAGCTGCGAGTCggcttttttcttcttcaaattggGTTTCAAATTCCTGTTGCTCCGCCAAAAATCTCTTTCGTTTATAATGACGAAGgcaatagaaaaagaaaacaacaataaTTAAGGCGCCCAAAACACCGACGATTGGACCCGCTATTACAGCTGTAGAGGCATGCTTTGAAGATTTCGGTGAATTTCCTTTGGAATTGTTAGCCGAAGAGACGGCCGTAGAAGCAACTGGAATTGCGGTTCCAGTAGTATAGGCAGCGCCATCACTTGCTCTCGTGGAAACAACAGTAGAATAAAAGGCATGATCTCCAGAGGtaaaagtatttttttctccatCCGTATCACCAGGCTTAGCAGTTGAAGTGCTTGTTACAACATCACGGGCTCTTAATGGAACCGAGACAGTCGGGCTAGGTGTTAATAGGGGTTTAAGAGTATTATATTCAAGAGAAGAACCAGAGACGCTCATCATGTAATATAAgtttaaagaaaagtcaaatCCTAGTGGAAAGAAGTTGTCAAAAATGATTGTAAACTAATGGATCTCAAAAGTAAACTGGTCCAATAGAGGTAAAAATAgtaaaatattaaaatgATCAGTGCAAGTGTCTTCCACTATTAGTGCTAGTCAACAATATTATATGTGATTAAGTCAGTTAATcgaaagcaaagcaaacgaacgaaaagaaaatcagaTCATACAATAATAAGTAATATCCAATTTAACAAAGGGAACGGAATAAATATACCAAAAGAGCTTGAGCGTattcaagaaaagtaaCTTTACACCAAAgcaaaaattataaatcAACAAGACCGTTTAGatacccaaaaaaaaagcacatagaaaagaaagcttaTTTAAAATTGATTGcttgttgtttttatataattCTGTCCTTCTTTCGGGTCAAATCGCAAAAATATCGGTCAAAAATTTAGTCTCCACTAGCCAAAAATAGAGAAATCAGAGTACGATCGtccaaaaacaatcaaaaagaaagaaagatgtTTAAAATCCAAGAAATTTCCGCTCAACCTACTAATGACtcataaagaaaagcgtAACAGATACGGTTTAActggttttccaaaaaccGATCGTTAAGGCCTCTTCTTTGTTGTCGTTTTTTGAAGTATTAAGTCAATAAAACGTATTAATTTATTCAatcctttcaaaatcaagaatCATTCACAAAAAGCCAATTCCAATTATCGTTGTTAGTGTTGTTGTGGTAAAGTTGTTTTCAGCACACAGTTAAGTCGGATATCACAGTATTCTTCAAGATAATATACGACAAAGAAACCATCATACAtcaatgaaagaaatgaatacaATTTAATATCTTTACTTAAAAACCCATGAATTAATTTACCTTTTAATTATTAAAAAGCTGTCTTTTCATATTGTTGCTAATTCCCAAGTATAAGGCCAAAAGCAACTCAAAGCTACTTTATACTGTGTATTAAAGAATTAATCCATAACCGACCTTTTATTTACACGTTGAGTACCAAAGCTCTACGAAATTACAAGAGCTTCAAGGTATCATTTGCGCTGTATTTTCCTCGTCGACCTACAACGAAATCAGTCAACATTCATgacaatgaaaagaattaaataaaaagaaggctAGGTAAAACACACTTTCAAGATGGTAAAGACAAGATATCGGCAGTTTATCCTTAGTTATAATCATAAGTGTATCACAAAAAGGCCTTTAACTCTTAGTTAGTCAAAGCCGAATACTCAAATTCTAGAAAAGAACtcgtcttttctttctttcaagaTAATTAAATAGATTAAAGGCAAGATATGCAATCcgagatttttttttcaacgaAAAGCAAGGTTCTGAAAGAATGTCTAATgtcaaaataaaaataaaaaatccaaataaaCATTGCATCTGGCAATGCAAAACGTTTCCAGtgaaaaatattcataaTAGTAACTTTTAAATAACTGTtaaattttgaagagaGGAGGATAAGATATAGTTAGGTGGCCTTGCTAAGAAAGCGAAAAAAGGTGAAGTAAATACGTCCAAACTTTTGTTCGtctgttatttttttttaagaatttGCGTCCGGCGAAGGTACAGGAAGCTGATGGAACACGGATAGATTGATCTGTTTCAAtacattttcaaatccCAATTTGCCAATGGAAGCTTTCTGACTTATACGGTCTACAGACCATTGCTCAACGATGTTAGCCAAGCGCTTCATGCATGCAAGTGCCTCGATGCGTGCCTCTTGTCGAAACACAGTAGCATTTAACTCGTGATGGGGAGAGTATGTTACGGTTTCATGTACACGAAGACGATCACAAAAAGTCATATTCGAGGATAAAAGCGTTAATGTACGCGATTTCAAATCCATGTAGCTAACTTCTCGAATATAGCATTCTTGTGCACCGTCGACTAATTTGAGAATCCATCGTGGAACACCTTGGCGGCAAGTAATCAATCGTTCAGTGTACAAAGTTTGGGAATCAGGAAGCACCTTTCGATCCAGGGTATCTACTGCGACCACATGAGTTGCATACTCGTTTGGATATTTTTGCCAATGGGCAGcagaaactttttcaaaaggataGTGGAACAAATGGCAATTTTCGAAAATCTTCATTGTAATAACGTTTTCcaattactttttattatcaaacaaacaaagcCAGTGAAAGAAGGGCGCCCAATTCTATAAAAatctatttttcttttttttgcttttttttttcagccTTTAAGGCAACAAATTCAACAAACTGTGTAAAGAATCCACTTTTTTGTcaataaaaagcaaatccaCCTCACaatttcttgcttttcttaagaaattgttaaaaaagaaagaattcgTTGATGGCAGTTTCCAACTGAGGAGCCCTTCTTCATCCAAGAAGGCGGATTGTAGCCCAATAATATTAAATACCCaactataaaaaaagtataaatgTTTAAACGAGACTTCGGTTGAAAATAACTTTTACGAGTATTATTATAacacttttctttctttcttgaacGTTTACTTTGATAAATCgcattaaaacaaaacggTTGGATGAAATGTTGGAATTGTCAAAGTCACGAAAAGAAGTTTCAACAGCCGAATTGTTCAAAAGATTGAACAAACTGGATTTTTAACATTAAATGTTTCACCTTACTAAGCTATATCCATAAGAACCGTTAATGGACAACTGAATTCTATGAGAATTcacaaaaaacaaaagtataAAATACAAACATTAGTATACATTATTACCAATTCAGTACGTAGGTATAAGTAATAAGCAGGATATTGAAGTTTACAACAATCCTTGAGCTTTCAAATCGTTATAAACCTTCTCAGACATGACATTACCCTCGTCATCTTCCATCTCGTTTAAATTAGCCATGGATGTCTCCTGCTTGCGGCTTTCTGCCTTAATTTTTTGCCATACTAGAACTCAAGTTAGTATCCATATTCGgattaaaaataaaatattacTTACGTTGCAAAGCTTCATCGATTGAGACAATTTGATTGAATAGGGGAGAAGGAGATATCCCCAGACATTTAAGGCCGTATATATGTCGCTGTTCTGTAAAGTGCTTATCAAAAGCCTTGCGGCCCATATAAACATAGTTACCACAAACCTCGCAAGggaattcttttccaagtcCGTGCAACTTCCATaaccaaaaaggaattggcTTTCCATCCCAACCGATGGGCAGCTTTAATGGATTGTATATTCTTGCTTCACCCTCTTCGTCGCTACTTTCGTCTTCACCTTTTTGAGAATCCCTTTGAATGGCAGAATCTTCAACAGCTTCACGCTCCGCGGCTTGAATTTCCGCAAGCCGCTCTGATGCTGTCAATGTTTGACGACGCACAACATTTTCTCGAGTAGCTTGatgttcttctttcaagaTACCAAGCAACTTTTTGATTATAAACTCCAAAGCGGCAATCTCTTGTGGGCGACCAGAAATTGACCCTAATACTAAAGCAGAAGAGGTCTCGTCGGGATTGGATGACTTTCCAGCCTCTAAGCGTTCAGCTGcttttttatgctttttcGATGAAAGATGAGCGTCGTAAACAGactttttttgataaaacTTCTCGCACGCTTCACAATACTGACcagatgaagaattggTAGTTTGATCACCTCCTGCGGCCTGGCCAGGAAGTCCAGCTTCCCGGGAAACATCAAACTCAGTTTGAAAAACTGAGACTATTCGATGGATATCTTTAAGAGGATGCGTCCtctgaaaaaatgaaagaaagtatTCATAAAGATGGCGCAAGTACGATACATaggaatgatttttttcagaTTTGGGAACTAAGTTGAAATCATTTAACTTGGAAAGATACTCCAAGTAAGAAATCGGTTGAACTCCTTTCAAATTGACAAACTCGTCATACAACTCATTTAAATCCATAAATCGTCCATACATTTCCTCACCACGGAACAAGGCGTCAATCTCGTCGGTGCCACTCTCTGATGGTTTGATCGCATACATCTGCTCAAAGTTTTCTACTCCATGATCTGGATATCGACGATGAAAATCACGGATCTCATCCAACTCATTATAAAATCCGTCTAAACCTTCGTCGCGAGAAATGCGAGCTATTTCCTGTTGACGCAACCTTTCTAAGTGTTAGCAAATCTTCTTAGCATGGTCAGAACGACTTACTCATTTCCAGTTTCATAGACTTTCAATAGTCTTTCACTTGTATCGCGTATTTGCTTTATATACTGCGAGCTCTGGTGCTCCAACCTCAATCGTTCTCGAATTGCTTTAGGATTCGCGACTTGACGATCTACAATCGCTTGACTCAATCGTTCTAGTTCTTCTTGTGCATACCGTTGAATCTCTAATACACTTTCTGACATTGAGCGTGTCAATGGATTTTCTCTTACTGATTATGGTAAAAAGCACAAGTCTTTTCTAGCACCCGCAGGTCTCAGGAAATACAGAACTCCTCAGATATCGTTAAAACAGAACTAGGTTATCATCTCAGCGATATTCTTATATGATATATCGTATAGTGCATGGACCCTAATAAAATGGTTTATGTGTATCAGTATAGGGTGTAAGTGTTATTCTTGATTGactattctttttgtttcgaGATTTTCTATTTGGAATTGTTTTAGCCTTATACAAGTCCATGGGTTGTTAGCAGCTTTTGTTAACACAGTAAGGAACTACGTTACTTATAATACTCCGTTGCTAAACAGCATCTAAAAGTAGAGAAGGAATGAAAGCCTAAAAATACACATTGGTTACATTTTAGGACGCAAATTgttaaatatttaattaatttcattttagTATGGCTGAAAATGCTGGAACAAATGACTTGGTAGACGCGTTTTTATCCAATACTTACCTAAACACTGAAGAACTTCGAGCAGAAGACGAGTTTACGCCTGATGAATTTTTAGTctcaaaaagatttcttgGACTTGACGGTCTTATTACAGAGTTAAGCCgggtttttgaaaatgccAATAAGG contains:
- the ups2 gene encoding phosphatidic acid transfer protein Ups2; this translates as MKIFENCHLFHYPFEKVSAAHWQKYPNEYATHVVAVDTLDRKVLPDSQTLYTERLITCRQGVPRWILKLVDGAQECYIREVSYMDLKSRTLTLLSSNMTFCDRLRVHETVTYSPHHELNATVFRQEARIEALACMKRLANIVEQWSVDRISQKASIGKLGFENVLKQINLSVFHQLPVPSPDANS
- the ubp15 gene encoding ubiquitin C-terminal hydrolase Ubp15 is translated as MAMSNIDADEVNLDSSMELDENSQEPLRADNFEEIYNSLVQDEPDLEEETHASYAWVVKDFSKLVEKTYSPVFTADGSAWRLVLFPKGCNQTEYASVFLEYLPQCKVDAIKQEEEEIAEGKEVTIDSEIVTDETYSCCAQFALSLSNVRNPGVMQINTSHHRFRSEVKDWGFTRFADLRKIGVPNSDFSVPFLEDDQICISVTVRVLKDPTGVLWHSFVNYNSKKETGFVGLNNQGATCYMNSLLQSLYFTNVFRKAVYKIPTDNDDAKGSVAYALQRVFYNLEKQKEAVSTNELTRSFGWNSFDSFMQHDVQEFNRVLQDNLEKKMKGTDVENALNDIFVGKMKSYVKCIDVNYESSRVEDFWDIQLNVKGMATLEDSFRDAIQVETLTGDNKYYAEGHGLQDAHKGVVFESFPNVLQLQLKRFDYDMLRDMMVKINDRHEFPLEIDLEPYLSDTADKSESHVYSLHGVLVHGGDLHGGHYYALIKPEKDSGWLKFDDDRVTRATLKEVQDDNFGGESLNKPKGYVGNPFKRFMNAYMLVYFRKSRLDKILSPVTSEDVPYHVRASLDEEHRIMEKKLQEREEQYYYRKVRLLTIDGFRNHHDYDMADFSKATKENDHKLMTTRVKRNATILDLYNHVASTLKRDSTSIRLWMMTNRQNRTVRVDLLLDKKGLLVDQICDMHIRKDADLRIYAEYIDEKQESSSTVADEAFAFIFLKYFDYREQSISGVLSLHVERETPISDLSDIVCKSMHWPEGTTITYYEEIKTGMVDVLDTNSSFLKSEIQDGDIICFEKNAKPSELTHQQFSSALDLYDFLAHRLTVTFEPRNGEDFDGTFDLELTTHTTYNEMAQAVGKVLGTDAGYLQFTLAHLPSRTPRTVIRNPSKFTLQNATPYTYANDQHILMFYEALDLSLSELEHKQLVQAYFISDGMTKTTKYEFYVNKDGSIKDILQQVAVKAGLGTEKSKDLRLYEVYNHRILKAHNPSDSLFDLNEFATIYVEAASDEEELELSEQNGISIIVQHFNRDLSRLHGIPFYFTLLPDEDLSSLKKRLQKRLGFKDAQFAKVKLAVLQAQSLGKPYYLTDDSEVLYGEFEPESHILGLDHPAPSSAGHGMDQAIRMK
- the sap61 gene encoding U2 snRNP-associated protein sap61: MSESVLEIQRYAQEELERLSQAIVDRQVANPKAIRERLRLEHQSSQYIKQIRDTSERLLKVYETGNELRQQEIARISRDEGLDGFYNELDEIRDFHRRYPDHGVENFEQMYAIKPSESGTDEIDALFRGEEMYGRFMDLNELYDEFVNLKGVQPISYLEYLSKLNDFNLVPKSEKNHSYVSYLRHLYEYFLSFFQRTHPLKDIHRIVSVFQTEFDVSREAGLPGQAAGGDQTTNSSSGQYCEACEKFYQKKSVYDAHLSSKKHKKAAERLEAGKSSNPDETSSALVLGSISGRPQEIAALEFIIKKLLGILKEEHQATRENVVRRQTLTASERLAEIQAAEREAVEDSAIQRDSQKGEDESSDEEGEARIYNPLKLPIGWDGKPIPFWLWKLHGLGKEFPCEVCGNYVYMGRKAFDKHFTEQRHIYGLKCLGISPSPLFNQIVSIDEALQLWQKIKAESRKQETSMANLNEMEDDEGNVMSEKVYNDLKAQGLL
- the git7 gene encoding SGT1-like protein Git7 — encoded protein: MDKTMNSTTKKKVETILYRCKEHGDVLNHELGKETTSLDESLNPEKYVNIAINCINHFRPITSLKFANYGLLIAKKQNDREQASYCHILRGKAYCMIEQFECATSCFEWALEDASLSSVWKAWINTLLVELRSISQYGIKSSEKLQKEPEPDEYINGVLMKMDSPTNDFQNSSSTLLDSSSTMQNKNVSLADKTRFDWSQASSTLSLDIYAKNVKPENLSVTIKTNCVSIHATLMDNSSYALNLDPLAHAVDVNGSSYRLFSTKIEVILKKQIPDRKWENLTKTDNDIDLKHPQLTSGTTSKISSKKNWDHLLDEVDKEEEEPTGDAALTKLFQGLYQNADDDTRRAMMKSYSESNGTSLSTNWKDVGGRKFETRPPKGMEPKKYND
- a CDS encoding Schizosaccharomyces specific protein; this translates as MMSVSGSSLEYNTLKPLLTPSPTVSVPLRARDVVTSTSTAKPGDTDGEKNTFTSGDHAFYSTVVSTRASDGAAYTTGTAIPVASTAVSSANNSKGNSPKSSKHASTAVIAGPIVGVLGALIIVVFFFYCLRHYKRKRFLAEQQEFETQFEEEKSRLAAMRKNNEHEKMGYRGGYQMHSSPWGSVSRSSMIGSGPSSYYYDKRSSDYGLNNQDFVTPPGNAATSDSLRFLKRNSVISMNGYSQSPPLEARRSVSYGAVQSPQGRPLAPIPGRRTLSFSSVNDSNEGNKQNSSFDSTENDEHKSTSTESSSELFFENDDEDKHQDPFVMTHAPHENNDLESSLP